The genomic window gtggaaatagtttcaatttcatcatctgagaattgtctattcacatTATGGTGCCcaaatttaaatgaaatcatagatcccaATATCTTTCCCAAGAGGAACAAAAGTTGTTTTACTAAACATTTTTCTCTACATACTCTGAAAGTAAGTACTAGCTATCTGGGTCTCAAATAGAGAATAAAGGGAAATATTCATCCGTTGCAAAGACAATTTGTTCTCAATGGAGGTTTTTCTATTCTGACAAAAAAAACAATCTCTTCCTTTTCGCTCCTATCCTATATATCCCCTTACTTATTTAGTGAGAATCCAAAGTAAACAAAACAGTGACACTTTTTATAGGTAGTGCCAAGTTCCTCCGGAATCCCTTTCACTAAGAGAATTTTGTAAGACCTGGCTTCCCATAATCACCCCAGGTGGTTGCCTTCTGCCTTGAACACATCCAGATGAaggagtcatttaacctcagcaCCCATATACATTTCCTGTATGGAACTCAGAAACCCGCCCTCCCCTTATAGGCTTGGGTGTCTGTTTCTGGCCTCTTCATACCTTACCTCCCTTCTGCCCAGAACAGCATTTGACAAAGATGTTCCCTATAGTCCTCACTTCCTAGCAGGAGCCTTTAAACCCAACCTCAAGATaactttttcagaagaaattaaccCACCAGATCCTGACTGCTGGGATTCAAGCAGAGGAAGATGCAGTTGGAAGCTCTCTGGACTGTGTTGGGCTTTTATCTCCTCTCAGGTGAGTAAGATGGGGTGAAGGCCTGGGAAGCACACACCAGCAGCACCCATGGGCACCCACTGCCCTGACCCTCTCCCAGGAAGAAATGAAATGTCTGGTGTTTTTGAGAGATTGAGGCAGGATGCAAAATTAAATCTTGGGGCTCAAGAtgtcaagaaacagaaaaatccaTGTTGCAGGTACCTGGGGAATTTGGTCTAcctagagagaggaaaaaaaaaaaaaaaagcagaggttaaGAGCAAAAGGGCAATTTGGCTGCCcttaagaaaatgattctttcatCCTCAACAAACTCAGCATTTCAATGGCCACATGAGCTAGCACAAAAGAGATCCTCAAAGATTCAACTAGATTTGATCTAGTGTTATACATTGGAAAACCCAGCTGTTGGGATAGGACCCCAAACTCtagaatatttttaatgtttatgaGATGAAGCCTGATACAAAATGGCTGATCATGTTTCAGATTTAGACAGTGCTCCACACTCTCACTGAAAGAGTTCTGTCTCAGAGTTTCAGCAAATATCCTTACTTTTTTGATCCATCCTCAAAGATTTACCAGGAGGTAAGGTGAGATTCTTCCTTGAAATCTGCAGGATATTTTCCCAAAGGTTTATGCAGTAAGTGATCTTTCTATatgacagacagagaaagaaacagaggaagaggaaggaagagggaaggaagaagaaggtaaCATAGAGAAAAGAGCCACAATGACCAGAACCTTCTAGAATATAACATCAAGTATTCCAGCATCATGTAGCTCTACCCAGCCTGCTTTTAGGTAGGGCTTCTGCCCTTTTTAAGTCTGATGTCCAAAGAGATATACAGACCAAGTGTAGAAAACCTTTAGGGAGTAAGACTAGCCATGCAGTTGTTGCAACTCATTTCTGAGAATGTCAACCCAGGAGGCATAGTagaaaccaaaaaataatattttctcacCCCTCCTGATACAGAGGATCAAATGGTAATACATTTATTCTAATTAATTTAACTTATAGTTCATAtttcaattgaattaaattcaacaatTATATATTAGGTGCCTTTTAAATGTCAGATACTAGCAAtacaacagcaaaagaaacaacACAGTCCTTTCCCTCAGGGAACTTACACTTACACAGAACAATaaattaaagatgagaaaaatctgTTATCAAGGGCTGGGTACCAAAAACAACTGGTAAAATCAAAGCAAATTTCCATGTAAttatcttgtattcattttatatatacttataggaATACATGCCTTTGAATATattctctttgagggcagaagttaatctctcttttcttttcatcctctAATACAATTCCTGCTACATAAAAGATActtaaaatacttattgattggaggaaggaatttggataaatatgattatttctgttttcaaCTTTTTCCATAGCCAGAAAATAAGTATAAGAAATGAGCTATCAGTGAAGCAATACCTTGTATTAAAGCATTAATCACCATATTTTTGCCCAACCATGAATCAAAGTGAGAGGAACCAAATATTGCTTGAAAAGAGGTTTggtttcctcccccacccccaccctcccagacagaaaataattttcaaaatggcAGTTCAAGTTTTCGAATCTATTTGCAGTTTCTCTAGCTTCCAAAGAGGTAGACTCAGGCTTGTTTCCAATTCCTTCCAccaccatcacacacacacacacacacacacacacacacacacacccttcttcACTTTTAGCTTATCCATGATGCCTTTAAGCTTCAGGCGAAACACTCCCCAGAACAGCCCTGTACTTGCGATAACCAAAGGCTCCTAGACGACAGGACCTTTAGGAGTAATACCTCAGTGCCTTTTGGATAAGAATATCTGTTTTCCAATAGCCAGGAGGTGAAGgagttgatttcagaaagtctcAATGAGTTTGATTAGAAGATAACTCTCAACTGTTCAGTTcagcacacatatattgtctctaggatatactataacatatttaacatgtataagactgcctgccatctaaaggaggggggagggagggaaggaaaaagtcggaacagaacttagtgcaagggatgatgttgtaaaaaattacccaagcatatgttctgtcaataaaaagttataataaaaaaaaagaagataactcTCCCTGTTTCTATTAGAATTCCAACTATTTATAGCTTGctcattttttctctatcttcttttcCAGCTTGTGTCTGGGGGCAAGACTTGCAAAACGGTAAGGCAGTCTTTCCTTCATCTGTTATGGTGATACTATCAGTATCCCCAGTAGGCATCCCAGGGAAATAGATCACCAATGATGTTCCACTGCAACCTTACTTTCCCTTCACTTGTTACATTTCTGACCCAGAAAATGAGAACCCCAGAGAATATAGGAATCTGAACTACTCTGAGAGAAGGAATGGAGTCTCTTAAATGGAACTGAGTGTTTCTGTATTTATTCTGGGCGCTTTGTTATGGGGCATTGTTGTGGAGGTTTCCATTGGGTATTTGTAGAGATTTCCTTCCAGGCAAACCTCATTTTCCCTTTGTGCATGTTTGTATGCCATAATAGGCATGTTTATACTTAGATGTTTGCAGTGGGAGCACTGTATTGTACGTGTTTGTGTTATTGTGTTTGCAGCCCATCTTGAATACTCCATTAAGGAAGTAAAGATGTTTGTACATCTGCCAATTGCATATATGACATAGGCTGAGTGAATTAACCTTCCCTGTCACACCAGAATTTCTCCACCCTCATCTTtcattcaatccaattcaatcaAAATGGTTGAAtatctcgtgtgtgtgtgtgtgtgtgtgtgtgtgtgtgtgagattagAGCCACtgcaacttctgcttttgctctcTTGTTGACACTGCACTTTCCAAACAGCTATGTAGTTCTGATGGTTCTCATAACAGATCTTTTGTCCATGGCCACTAAATGATTTTCCAATAATTCAAAGACAAACACAGCTTTTCATTTACAGCAAGGAAGAGTAAGGTTTGGAAGGAGAATGAGAGGGGTCCCTGAACCACAGGAGTAATAGGTTTGGGTTATTGATAGGAAAGTTTCCtaatggttttcttattttttcttttttgaccaaTGCCCCATGTTATAAGATTTTCACTTTGctaaattttttgaaattatgaaaaaagtggTTATATAAAATTAATCTGAGTAATGCTAATGAGTCTAAGACATAATGATTATtaatacaaaactttttaatggGCTCCATAGAGAATGAACCTATATTTCTCATTAGTGTAAGAAATCAGTGCTTCCTCAAGAGTTTTATAGTATAGTTCATCAAGCATGCTATGTGGATATGTATATGTCTGAGTATCTGAGTCCTTATATTAACGAAGATTCAGATGTATGGAATTGTGTAGAAGCCTATGTGGATTCATATATATCTAAGTATAGATTTTTGTATAGAAACAACTAGtaagttattttgtttgtttacaaaGCTAGAATGTTtcagaaatgggattttaaaCCTGCATCTTTCCAATTCAAAGATTGATCCTCTATCCACTataatatattctctttttgagataaatttttaaataaattatgctTATAATAGTAAGAAACatctttttcaccttttattAAATCAATTCCCAATTATCAGGTggattcttccccccccccagaacaCTTTTGCCTTTGCCAAAGACCCAGGTGACTGCAATAGAGTGTCCCATGGGATCCAATGACTTTCCTTGGGAATAGGGCCAAGTACCCAAATTAGATTAGTGGATTATTTCAGCTGCCCATACTAGAGCAGTACATACTAGTACTCCTTTTTATTAGGATAGATAAATAAGAAGTAACTGTATTCAGGGATAATACAAACCCAAACCACTTTTTAAAACAACATTCATCATATATGCCCATATGTTTTATTAGTAGATCTGTCTCATAACTGAGAATGTGTTAACATAGGAATAATTATATCCAAATGGGTTATATGGTCCTTGAAAAGTAAGAATTGTCTCCTCTGTATTATATTCCTAACTCCTAATATAGTGTCTGGGATAGAATTAAGTATCTAACAAAAGCTTATTGATAGATTGGATTGGATAGGGTTAAGTCTCCAGTAAGTAATTAAACAGAGAATGCTGTACAGaataaaagaatatgaatttgATCTCCATTGTAAGGAACTAAGTTAAATGAATAGTAGAACTTCCTGAGAGCAAGGATCTTAGCTATGGAGACAGAAGAAACCTTGAAGTTCATTTAATTCAAGGATTCTTAAACTAGGCTCTACAGGTAGActctatataattattttcctttccaatcCTATAtacttcattttatgcatttaaaagaataattctaAGGATGGGTCCATAGACTTTGCCATATTGCCAGAGAAGTCCATGACACATAAAGATTGAGTACCTCTGATCTCATTTAAACTCCTCCCTCtagccattttataaataagaaaaatgaagcctAGGATGTGATTTGTACAATGTCAAGAGCTCTTCTCAATCCCCtaagagaatatcaatgaattaaACCCAAGAAAAGGTGTTGAGGAAAGACTgtgcaatgttttatttttgagaaCAGAATTTTCTTGCATCTGAGGTGGTTCATGTCTGATCCTAGCTAAAAGCAGAAGAATGGACTAGAAGACTTAGTTTGCATCCCATTAACTTTCTGAACACATATTTGTACAAGCATGTTTTGAATGTTTCTATGTGACCAagaatgtgcatatatacatacattgtagAATTTGAACTTGTATCCCTGAAAAAGGTCctgactcttttttcttttttcttttttctttttttcagatgacaaGAATTATAGTGAGTTGATTATGATCTGCAGAATCTAGTTTTTCTCTATCCTTTCAGAGAGAGGTTAAAGTGTCATTGTACCTGTGAGATGAAAATATCATCAGAGACTTTAGCAGTAAAAATATGCAGGGgcaataaattattattactacaaACAATAacatctgacatttatatagtacttttataatttacatagtacttctcatacattatttcatttgattctcatcacAACTCTATGAGGTTACcttaagtattattatccccagttaaaagatgaagaaatgaatttccagagaaatgaaaagaatttgcCCACATCTGCTCAAGACAAACTTGCCAAGTTCCCAACTTAGTATGTAGCAGACTCAGAAGTTGAACTCTACTCTTCATCCAGCACTCTTCACTGTACTATAAATGCCTCCTCCAttctattcaatgaaataaatatcCCATTATCAAGCATACCAAGGAGTTCAAGAAGGACCAGGATTCCACTAAGGAAGATTCCTAGAGTTACTAAAAtgatttacaaaccttaaagagcaacataaatagatttagaattatCAATATAATTAGCACTTTGTCTAGAGTGTgacttagggggaaaaaaaaggaataaacagaTTAAGGCAGAGAACCCTGAAGGACCTGGTAGCCTTACATGTCTAATAGTCATTTCTCAGAATTGCAAATACACAGGGTGAACAGCACTTGGTTCCAGGGGGCCCCCGTGGAGTATGAGCATATATCGGGTAGTATCTTTCCTATCCTAGCAGATGATCTTCAATTTTCATCCCTGTACCTCACTTCACAGGTGCCTACTGGACTCCTACATTCATTATACAGGATGTTTTGTGGCCATTACACCTGTCTCTTAGGGCCCAACTTCCATGGTGCGTAGAACTGCACCAGTTGTCAGACTGTCCTCCATGCTGAAGCCATTCCCTATCCCCAACTGAATTGGCCACAAACACCAGGATTTTTAGTTATGGCTATGCCATATCTGATAGGCTATAAATTGAGAGCACTGGTACAAGAAACTTTTTCTTTGCCACATCCTACTTTAATTATCCCCTCATTCCCAGTGAGGTATCATATATatccttatatattatatatattatatattatagggATCCATTGATCCCTAGCATCTTTCCCCCTTCTGCTTTATATCATACTGAATATTCATCAGTGTTCCCCAATTTTGCACTGAGAAGGGAAATATAAATAGTGGTTAATTAAAGAACCACAGCCCTGATTTACTCATGTTAGTAGGGTGCCTTAGATTTGACCTTTGTCtctatttcccaccatctttttctctctcctctttttctatttttcagaatTTGGAGTCTACATCTCAGGTACTGAAGTGACACTGACTTGCCCTGAGAAAATTAGTGATGAGATagtatggaaaaaaaatgatataacaaTCAATGGTGTGGATACCGATACCCTCACCCTAAAAGACTCAGAGACTGAATATAGCGGCTACTTCTTTTGTAAAAAGAGATCTGTACAAGATACAGAAGGTTATTTTCTCTACCTGAAAGCAAGAGGTAAAAGGGATGAGAAAACCAGATTCTAGGGGAGAACCTCTCATAGCCTTACCTGAAGTCCCctactgtttctctctctctctctctctctctctctctctctctctctctctctctctctctctctctctctctctctctctctctctctctttctctctctctctttctctctctctttctctctctctctctctctctctctctctttctctctctctctctttctctctctctttctctctctctctctctctctctctctctctctctctctctctctctctctctctctctctctctcattccactAAATTCTCTAAATTAAAAAATGTGCTGAAGccagagctgattgttaaattatCATTCTGAACATTTATAACTCATAAATTGGCAAACATTACAAATAAAGGCTTAATTTATTGttaatttattgattatctagatttaagaaagtaaaagagaaaaatattaataattcagattaagcTTTAAAGTATGCTGAACATATTTCCTTACTCTCCTCCCCTACCCTGGAAAACTAGTTCTTAAACTAACTTGACTCTGATCCTTGTCAATTCTTTAGTGACTTAACATAGAGTATTTCCAAAGTCCTTTATACAGCTAATTTCTGACCCTACCATAGGATCTGTAAACTTGAAAGAAGGAACTGTGAAGTAATAAGAGTAGAAGTCCTGACCTATGGTGATTAGATTTAAGTATCATTTAAtaactatgttttttttcctgggaCTTAGAAATAAAGATGCTGGACCAGAAAACCcctgagattccttccagatctaacCCTCTGTAATTCTGAGttctatttttatatgaatatctttttaaaatgctctCCTTAGTAAGCTTTTCTGTAACATTCATACCAAACTCCAAGGtacttattaataataaatatcacaATTTGAGAATGCGGATGAGAATTATTCTGTAAGAGGACATTCAGATGAGGTCCTAAATCTACTCTTAGAGGATAAGAATTTTGGTTCCAGCAAAGGAATCATTGTATGGAGATAAtgaccctttcttttttttttttttttttttttctctgcttcatccattttttcctttcctttctctttctctctttctttcttcttatcccCCCCCCAAGTCAGTGTCCCCCTAACATCTTATTTCCCTCTTTGCCTTTATAGTTTGTGATGGCTGCATGGAAGTGGATGTGCTGACGGTGGCTGGGATCATCATTGCTGATGTGTTCATCACTCTGGGAGTATTGTTTCTGGTGTATTACTGGAGCAAAGCACGGAAGGCTAAAGCCAAGCCAGCTGGTCGAGGGAGCAGTGCTGGCGGCAGAACTAGAGGTAAAAATTGTAGAGTAATGGTGGAGAAGAAAAGTAATACTCAAACACAACCAGGCTAGCCTGGAGGAAACTGTGAGAGCAAAGATGGAATGATTTCTAGAGTTTGGGACACAGTTCCATCACAACAGCAAGAACTAGGCAAAGTCTCTTAGGGATTCAAATTgatgatatttctttcttttctttttttttctgctatttctTTCTACTCTGGAAGAGTGTGTGCTGTTCTACAATGattcccttctccaaatatccaATTGTGCTCTAAGGGAGTTTAATTTTCCCTCCATCTAGAGCAGGAAGTTTTGAATAAAGGACTACTGGActtaaaatcaaaagaatctcCTCTCTGCCACATTGCTGTGTGACACTAAACAATGATTTCAACTCAGAACCACAGTtgcctcacctataaaatggaggaaaataataataattgtgttaTTTtacagggctattgtgaggagaaactttaaaaacttaaaacactacataaaaaaggttttctctttcctttcccagtaAAATGAAGGTTAGAGGATACTAGGCAGAGGAAAATCCAAAAAAAGGTGGGGTAAAAGATGAAGGGGacctgaaaagagaaaaaagaaagggagagagcaaGGGAAAgtaaggaggggagggagaatgaGTGGTTCAATCACCTGTCACTAGCCTGAGAACAATCTTACTAAGATTGGCAGGAGCTCCTTCTTGAAAATAAATCCCAAGGGaagctaggtagtatagtggatagagccctagtcatgaagacaggaggaccttcgttcaaatctggcctcatacacttaacatttcctagctatgtgatccagagcaaatcatttgaccccaattgcctcagaaaaaaaagaaaaaaaatccctttgattcaggccaattccaatggacttgtaatggagagagccatctgcatccagagaaaggactggggAGAtgaaatgtggaacacaacatagtattttctcctttattgttgtttgtttgctctttttttttctttctctttttttttttttttttttttttgccttttttatttgattttctttgggcagcatgataaatgtggaaatatgtttaaaagaattgcccatgtttaatctatattggattacttgctgtctggggaagggagtggggaaaagggagggagaaaaatttagaacacaaagttctACAAggttaaatgttgaaaattatcttagcttttttattttcaaaatacatgaaattattatattttttaaaaagaaaataaattccttttcctttctctgcatTGTGTAGGAGCAAACAAGGAGAGGCCTCCACCTGTTCCCAATCCCGACTATGAGGTAATTGGAGAAAGAAGGTTCAGTCTTTGGGGTCTGGATAGGGGAGACAGGAAATGAAGTAAAGCTT from Sminthopsis crassicaudata isolate SCR6 chromosome 3, ASM4859323v1, whole genome shotgun sequence includes these protein-coding regions:
- the CD3E gene encoding T-cell surface glycoprotein CD3 epsilon chain isoform X1, with product MQLEALWTVLGFYLLSACVWGQDLQNDDKNYKFGVYISGTEVTLTCPEKISDEIVWKKNDITINGVDTDTLTLKDSETEYSGYFFCKKRSVQDTEGYFLYLKARVCDGCMEVDVLTVAGIIIADVFITLGVLFLVYYWSKARKAKAKPAGRGSSAGGRTRGANKERPPPVPNPDYEPIRKGQRDLYAGLNQRAI
- the CD3E gene encoding T-cell surface glycoprotein CD3 epsilon chain isoform X2; translation: MQLEALWTVLGFYLLSACVWGQDLQNEFGVYISGTEVTLTCPEKISDEIVWKKNDITINGVDTDTLTLKDSETEYSGYFFCKKRSVQDTEGYFLYLKARVCDGCMEVDVLTVAGIIIADVFITLGVLFLVYYWSKARKAKAKPAGRGSSAGGRTRGANKERPPPVPNPDYEPIRKGQRDLYAGLNQRAI